GACAAAACCAGTGGAGCAGCACCACTCACCGTGCATTTCACTGAACAATCTACAGGTGCAACCAGCTGGGCATGGGATTTTAACAACGATGGAATAAATGACAGTACACTGCAAAACCCCACATATACATTCAACAACGGGGGAACCTATACAGTCAAACTAACAGTAGCCGGAACCGGTGGAATTGCCACTGAAACCAAAAATAACTACATCATAGCTATACCTAATAACTACGTGAGTTACTTTGGAAGTTCAAGTGATGAATTAGCACAAGCTATTGCGCTTGATAACGATGAAAACATTTACATCACAGGATACACAACTTCGGGAGACTTTCCAACCACTAATGGTGCCTACCAGACCAGTAACGCAGGTGGATCTGATGCATTACTATCCAAGTTTAATAGTGCCGGAACTTTAGTGTACAGCACTTATCTTGGAGGATCTGGTTCAGACTATGGGCTGGGTATTATAGTAGATGCTGTTGGAAATGTTTACGTAACTGGACGAACAAACTCTGCAAACTTCCCCACAACCACCGGAGCCTACCAATCAACTAATGGTGGAGGATATGACGCATTTTTATCTAAATTTAACAGTAATGGCGAATTGGTATACAGCACCTACCTCGGAGGTACCGGAACAGATTATGGAAATGGTGTTGCACTGGACAACAATGAAAACATTTACATTGCAGGATATTCAGGTTCAACAAACTTCCCTACAACCAGTGATGCTTATCAAGCCAACAAATCCACAAGTAATGATGCCTTCATGTCCAAATTTAACAGTAGTGGAGAACTTGTGTACAGCTCTTTCCTCGGGGGAACTGGACAGGACTATGGCTATGCCATTACAATTGACAAAAATGATAACATTTACATCACAGGACGTACAGCTTCAAGTGATTTCCCCATCACTAGTGGTGCCTACCAAACCAGTATCGCCGGTGGGGCTGATGTATTTGTAACCAAATTTAACAGTGCTGGAAGCCTAGCATACAGTACATATCTCGGAGGAAATGACACAGACAATGGCAATAGTGTTGCGGTGGATAGCAATGGAAATGCTTACATCGGTGGACAAACAAAATCAAAGAATTTACCTGTAACCGTTGGAGCCTATCAAACAAGCAATGCCGGCGTTGACTATGATGGTTTTGTAGCAAAGTTAAATACAAATGGAACAAGCCTTGTTTATAGCACATACCTCGGAGGAAGCGCAAGTAACAGCATAGAAACAATAACCGGAATTGCGGTAGATGAAGAAGGAAATGCCCATGTCATAGGATACACAAATTCTGGTGACTTCCCAGTAACCCCCGGAGCATATCAAACTGTTAATAAGGCAGGATTCTATGGAGACGTGTTCTTAACTAAATTAAAATCTGATGGTACTGGCCTGTTATACTCCACATTCTTAGGAGGCAGTGGAAATGATCGTGGAAATGCTATTACAATAGACAGTGCTGGAAATGCCTACTTAACAGGAAACACAAATTCCGGGGATTTCTCAGTAACACCAGGAGCATACCAATCAACCATAACAAATAGTTATCAAGAAATTTTTGTTGCAAAACTGGATCTAACATCACCTGTTGCAGACTTCACCGCAGATGTTCTGTCAGATTATGCACCTTCAACAGTGCATTTCACAGATCAAACCAACAGTACAACTAATCTCATTGCCTGGGCATGGGATTTCAATAATGACGGCATAGTTGATAGTAATGAGCAGAATCCCACCTACACTTACACAACAGCAGGTGTATATACTGTGAAATTAACAGTGGCCAATGTTGGTGATAGCAGTTCAACGACCAAAACAGATTATATCACTGTACTTACACCTCCAGATGATACGGAAGCACCAACTGTAACAGCCATCCCCGTAGGTGGTAATTTCACCTCGGCCCTCCAGGTGTTTTTATCTGCTACAGATAACTATGACATTAATCCCAAAATATACTACACACTTGACGGCACAGACCCAACAACAAACAGCACTCTGTACACAAACCCCCTTATCTTCACTGAAACCACCGTGTTAAAGTTTATCAGTGCAGACAAATTTGGTAACATTGGAACCATACAGACTGAAACCTATAATATCAACGACACAGAAGCTCCTGTTGTCACTGCAACTCCCGCAGAAGGAACTTACCACGAAACAACTCAGATAAATTTATCTGTAACGGATAATACGGATCCTAATCCAATAATTTACTACACACTTGATGGTACAGACCCAACCACAAATAGTACAATATACACCGACCCTATTAATCTCCCAAATTACGTTACTACAACTTTAAAATATATTGCAGTGGATAAAAGTGGAAACATCCTCCCAATACAAACACTATACTATACAATCACGGATATAGAACTACCAACGGTGACTTACACCAAAACTGGAACAACAACAATTACATTAAACGCTACCGATGACATGGATCTTGATCCTAAGATCTATTACACGCTCGATGGTAGTGATCCTACAACCAACAGCACACTGTATACTGGTCCGTTTAACCTTCCACGACCTGCTGTTACTGTTTTGAAATTCATAGCAGTGGACGCTAGTGGTAACACTTCACCAGTGCAATCTGAAACAATCAGCACGTACTTGGAAACAGACCTTCTAACCACTTACTATGCCCAAGGACATGTCAATGTAATTGTTGATAATGGTGGTACTGGTTACGGTGGTGGAAATCCAACCTATAACCTGAACATACCCGATGGTGCGACTATACTCGCGGCTCATTTATGTTTGGCATGGACGTGGTATGGTTACAGTCCATACAACGTAACATTCAATGGATATAACCTCACAAATCTCCTAGCACACTACCCAGACTACAACGGATACTACGGCAGAAATGATGGAGAAGGACAGGACATCTACGACGTGACACAGTATTTCAATGCTAACGGAACTAACACCGCCACCATCACCGGTGGACCTCAAGCCCAATACGGCCGTGTGTTGATTGTAGTTTACGAGCATGCTAGTGAACCTTACAGGAAAATCTGGATAAATGAAGGTTTTGACCTGCTTTACTATGGACCAACCACAGGATTCGCCTTCTTCGACAACGTAACCACTGACAAAGTAGATTCCACCCAGTTAACCATCATGTTACCCTCAGGTGATAATGATTCACCAGGCGTGCTATTCAACGGACAAACACTCAACCTAAACGGAACTGGTGGAAGCGACCCATCGTACAAATACTACAGCGTGACTTCGCTACAAAACGGACTCAATCAACTAGATGTAATAGGAGGAGGAGCATACTTCTCACTACAAAACGCCATACTAACAGTTACAATGGAACCGGTAGTAGCAAACTTCACTGCAGACACCACCGTGGGTGATGGACCTTTAACTGTGCAGTTCACCGACAATTCCACTGGAACTACTGGTTGGGCTTGGGACTTCAACAACGACGGAACAATCGATAGTACATTACAAAACCCTATCTGGACCTTCACCAACCCCGGATACTACACCGTGAAACTCACAGCAACTGGACCCGGAGGAGAGGATGAGGAAATCAAAACGGATTACATCTTCGTTAACGGACCCGATTTAGTGGTAACTGGTATTACA
This window of the Methanobacteriaceae archaeon genome carries:
- a CDS encoding DUF3344 domain-containing protein; translated protein: MNAKTPVLLVLTLIFAVILCGAASAGTPLNTTHNGTVSGDLYVNATQPVPFANQPTDATSREFTQTYNLPNNTGLDWARVYVNIYSGSGSANWPANVTVKLDGNGDGTYETTLGNELLTSENYSIDGTIYWINDHCFRVYSDYQAWYDVTGLITSNNPSIYVKTEQIGTQTFDGRLKMIALVAAYNDGDDDKVHYWVNDGQDWINTGSSQTTFKTSTFTRAVSNAALYNVALSSKDGSYNFNGQAFSGTDPVAPVNYFVTHRWNVTSNITPGQDSTLTYTLGAGSYKSVLATLTVKESDITPPTVNFTADKTSGAAPLTVHFTEQSTGATSWAWDFNNDGINDSTLQNPTYTFNNGGTYTVKLTVAGTGGIATETKNNYIIAIPNNYVSYFGSSSDELAQAIALDNDENIYITGYTTSGDFPTTNGAYQTSNAGGSDALLSKFNSAGTLVYSTYLGGSGSDYGLGIIVDAVGNVYVTGRTNSANFPTTTGAYQSTNGGGYDAFLSKFNSNGELVYSTYLGGTGTDYGNGVALDNNENIYIAGYSGSTNFPTTSDAYQANKSTSNDAFMSKFNSSGELVYSSFLGGTGQDYGYAITIDKNDNIYITGRTASSDFPITSGAYQTSIAGGADVFVTKFNSAGSLAYSTYLGGNDTDNGNSVAVDSNGNAYIGGQTKSKNLPVTVGAYQTSNAGVDYDGFVAKLNTNGTSLVYSTYLGGSASNSIETITGIAVDEEGNAHVIGYTNSGDFPVTPGAYQTVNKAGFYGDVFLTKLKSDGTGLLYSTFLGGSGNDRGNAITIDSAGNAYLTGNTNSGDFSVTPGAYQSTITNSYQEIFVAKLDLTSPVADFTADVLSDYAPSTVHFTDQTNSTTNLIAWAWDFNNDGIVDSNEQNPTYTYTTAGVYTVKLTVANVGDSSSTTKTDYITVLTPPDDTEAPTVTAIPVGGNFTSALQVFLSATDNYDINPKIYYTLDGTDPTTNSTLYTNPLIFTETTVLKFISADKFGNIGTIQTETYNINDTEAPVVTATPAEGTYHETTQINLSVTDNTDPNPIIYYTLDGTDPTTNSTIYTDPINLPNYVTTTLKYIAVDKSGNILPIQTLYYTITDIELPTVTYTKTGTTTITLNATDDMDLDPKIYYTLDGSDPTTNSTLYTGPFNLPRPAVTVLKFIAVDASGNTSPVQSETISTYLETDLLTTYYAQGHVNVIVDNGGTGYGGGNPTYNLNIPDGATILAAHLCLAWTWYGYSPYNVTFNGYNLTNLLAHYPDYNGYYGRNDGEGQDIYDVTQYFNANGTNTATITGGPQAQYGRVLIVVYEHASEPYRKIWINEGFDLLYYGPTTGFAFFDNVTTDKVDSTQLTIMLPSGDNDSPGVLFNGQTLNLNGTGGSDPSYKYYSVTSLQNGLNQLDVIGGGAYFSLQNAILTVTMEPVVANFTADTTVGDGPLTVQFTDNSTGTTGWAWDFNNDGTIDSTLQNPIWTFTNPGYYTVKLTATGPGGEDEEIKTDYIFVNGPDLVVTGITPNSGAGNTLFSNGNNTISVTVENQGTSPAPASTLKVTIDGEEYTVNVPALGVGESTTVTVTDTTSRSVGDSVPVNTDTDPNNSIPETNDSNNTLTTTLPVYNNGYRGKRYTNGNDINTTTVWSGNYNVIYSNGSAAYRSGSGSNWDTPYTATWTNTDLPIPADTNVVLARLYQPYTWNTALGVPDWTAQFNGKTLYDLTYYTDTKSYGTSNYPSGLLVYDVTSLFQTNGNTLTLTKGAATTASLYGSYLVVIYEDPNTAFKRIYINDGADMLCSNPTYSTNDEQATAYANYNLNTNKMSNAQLVAILASAGDENKSKFFFNGQEYTGFWNSYNRTTQTGFSLYDINSAVLNGFNTAALQSYNNGTNGDNMVALGTILVLTTDNQCPTVNCNLQGGLSRTTQTVTLTATDDQCTTPRIYYTLNGEEPTTNCTLYTGPISINETTTLKFIAVDDTGNISPEQTEIYTIDTIAPTATVFDPVNGQTNIAADKTIKVTFSEDIKKGHMWIELLNSELTAIPFTTTINGKVLTVAPTSNLAESLYTLWIHTGSVTDLAGNPVAVKSTKFSVGTSPTVSSVDPTNNKVINVANKALLITFSENIKAGSAFTNIKVTNPDGVKVNPLYKAINGKTLTLTRNGNYINGLTYTITLPTGSITDTAGNNINTYTSKFKIDTTKPKITSVNPTNNMVINVANRSLVITFSENIKAGSAFTSIKVTNPDGVKVKPLYKVINGKTLTLTRNGNYINGLTYTITLPTGSITDTAGNNINTYTSKFTVDFAKPTITRVNPRNNSSGFSLTAPITITFNENILEGVNWSKITMKNLNTGKAVSFTKTKNGKSLTIKMTYTRLHKNTYQIYIPAETVKDNAGNKQNTPYTLTFKTR